TATCGCTTAAGCTCCCACCCCCCCTAAAGGCTAAATGGATAAACCCCATAGGCAACAAGTGGTTTTCTTCATAAATCACAGGGACTTTAGCTTGATTGATTTCTTGGTGTGTCAAAGTGCTCGCTTGTAACCCCATAAAAACTCCTAATAATAAAGTGATTAAAATTTTTTTCATGCTGTTTATACCTTTGCTTTAGCCGGATAACGCTTTAAGATTTCATAGGCGGTGTTTCGTTTAGCCGCCACGCTCCCAATGTCTTCAATAAGCTCTATCATTTCTGCTTCATTCATGCAAAAACTCGTTCCGGCCGCTTTCACTACATTTTCTTCCATCATCACACTCCCCAAATCATTCGCTCCAAATAATAAGGCTAACTGCCCTATCATAGAGCCTTGAGTAACCCATGAGCTTTGTATGTTTTGAATGTTATCTAAAAAAATCCTACTGCATGCCAAATAGCGTAAATACCGATTGGAACTCGCTTTTTTAATGCTAGGGATTTCTTCTTTTAAGGGGGTGTTGTCGGGCTGAAAACTCCATAAAATAAAAGCCCTAAAGCCACCGGTTTCATCTTGCAAATCGCGCACTCTTTGTAAATGCTCCACCACATCTTCTTCATTATCCACGCTCCCAAACATCATGGTAGCCGTGCTTTTAATAGCACAAAGATGGGCCGTTCTATGCACTTCAATCCACCTGTCGCTGCTCAATTTTTTAGGAGCGATCACATCGCGCACCCTATCGCTTAGTATCTCAGCTCCTGCTCCTGGAATAGAGCTTAACCCAGCGTTTTTCAACCTTTCTAAAACTTCTTTTAAAGACAATTTAGAGATTTTAGAAATGTAATCAATTTCAACCGCGCTAAAACCATGAATGGTAATGGTGGGGAATTTTTGAGCGATATGGCTGATTAAATTTTCATAATAGTCTATTTTGAGCTGCGGGTGCACCCCCCCTTGAAAAAGGATCTGCGTGCCGCCAATAGCGAGTAATTCTTCAATCTTTTGATCAATTTCTTCATAGCTTAACACATAGGCGTCTTTTTCTTTTAAGGTGCGTTTGAACGCACAAAACTTGCAATCCACAAAACAAATATTGGTGTAATTGATATTCCTATCCACAATAAAAGTCGTCAAGTTTTCAGGGTGCAAGCGTTGCTTTATTTCTAAAGCCCTTTGCCCTAATTCTTTCAAGGGCGCGTTTTTCATTAAATCCAAAATTTCTTCTCTGTTAATGCGCATTTTAAAACCTTGTTCCCATAGAAAATTCAAAGTGTTGCGTGTAATCGTCCATGTTAGGGTTAAAGCACAGCCCTTTACATTTCTTGCCATTGCCATCGCCCCATTGGTTGAAAAACGCTATAGGGAAAATCAACACCAAAGGCCCCATGGGCGAAATCCATTCAATCTGTAAGCCTGTAGAAGCCCTCCAAGTCGCTCTTTCAAACCCAGCCCCTATAACGCCATAATCTTTAAAATTCGCCGTAGTGGTGGGAGCGTTATAGAAGAAACTCCCCCTAGTTGGGGTTTTAAAGGTTAAGAAACCAAAGTCAAAAAACCAAGCTAAACGCATTTTAGCCGCTTTTAGCACCCCATAGCTCAATTCAGTAGAAGCGGTAAAAATCCCATCGCCTCCAAGCCACAAGCCAAACTCATCTTTAGGCGTGATTGATCCGTTCCTAAAGCCTCTCACCGTGGTTACGCCCCCCATGTAGAAGGTGGAGTTTAAGGGCAAGTAATCATCAGTGTTATACCTAAAGATATAGCCCCCTTGCGTTTTAAAGCGAGCGATCAAATCTATCAATAAATATTTTTGCAAATGGTGGTAAGCGGCGAATTTACCATAAACTTTGGTGTTACGGACATTCCCGCCTAACCCGTTCCAAGAATTGAGCGTGCCAGAGCTTGGCAAGCCAGACATGGTCGCATAGGAGCTAAAGATAACCCCATTTCTAGGGAAATAGTAATCATCGGTGTTGTCATAGCTCACATCAAGGGTGAAAGAGCTAGTGATAGGCGTATGGTAATCCCTATCCCAAATACCTTTTATTTCTGGTGAAGTGGTAATCGCTCCAGGACTAGAACAGCTTTCAGGTTGTAAGGGGGTTCTACCGCCTGATAAGCGATTGATAATCACCGATGCGGGCGTAGAACATTGCCTTGGAGAAACCACTTCATTAATAGAGGAATAGTAGCGGTTGTATAAAGGGCTGCTGAAACCAAGGAGCTTGGTAACATTCAGGTTATACCCTAAGCTCACATGGGTTCTGTTACCCAACATGCGCCCGACATTCACCCCAAAGCCCCCACCTTGTTGGATGTATTGGTAGCTTATCCTGTAATCCGCATAAAGATTGATCGTAGAGCTATACCAGCTGTCAAAAATCCTTGGATTAGTCAAGCTCAAATTCCCGGCAAACATACGCCCCGCTCCTTTTGGCATGCCCGGATAAGATCTGCCCCCCCCTGTAGCAATGTTAGCATACAAGCTCATGCTCTGCCCTGTGCCAAAAAGGTTTCTTTCGCTCACGCTCCCATTAAGCATAAGCCCTCCATAAGAGCCATAGCCTAACCCGAATTGCAACTGCCCGGTGCGCCCCTCTTCTACGCTCACTAATAAATCCATCAGCGAGCTATTCACCCTTTTTTCTTCAATTTTGACTTTAGAGAAAAACCCTAAACGCCTTAAAGAATTTTCGGAATTCCTTAGTTTGGTCAAGTTGTATTTGTCCTTAGGCCCTAACAATAACTCCCTTCTAATAATCCTATCGCTTGTGCGCTGGTTCCCTGAAATGATAACATCATTGATATACACCATATCGCCCACTTCAATACGATAAATGACTTTCACAAGCCCGTTTTTTTCATCTTTATCCAAGTCTGGCTTCACCACCGCAAACGCATAACCCTTATCGGCAATTTCGGTTTTTAAAATTTGCGCATCCGCTCTTAAATGCTCAATATTAAAGACATCTTTTCTTTTAACTTTAAGCGCTTTTTCTAAGGTTTTTAAGGGGACTACCGGGTTGTCAATCTCTATTAAAATGTCTGAAATCTTATATTGGATCCCCTCTTTGACTTTATAATGAAGCTTAGCGTCATGGGTAGAAAAATCCGTTTTCAAAAAAGGCGAAGAAATATGAGCGTCTAAGTAACCCCTACGCATATACACATCTTGGATACGCAAAGAATCGTATTCTAATTGATCTAAACGCAATTTCCCGTCATTCAAGCCCCACATCCAGCCCATGAAATCTCGTTGCTTGTTCGCGCTCAAAGATTCAATCATGCGGCGTTTTAATTTCGCGCTTCCCTCATAAATGGATTGTTTGATATAAATACTATCCCCCCTATTCACATCAAACACGATTAATAACGCGCCCTCACTGACCTTTTCTGTGCGCACCTCCACCACGCTCCCATAATAGCCCTGCCCCTCTAAAGCTGTTTTTAAAGCCGTTTTAGCATGCTCTAATTTTTGCTCATCAAAGGTGTCGCCCTTTTTGATCCCCATTTGGGATTTTAAGCCGTCTTTTTCTTTTTCAGTCCCATAACCCTTGATTTCTACCCCGGCAATTCTGGCTTTTTCATCAAAATGAAACTCTAATATGCCGCCTTCAAAAGTGGCATAAACATCTTTAAAATACCCTTGATTGAACAAAGCCAAAACAGCGGTGTCTATTTTTTTAGAATCCACAATATCGCCCACACGAATCTTTACAATTTCATTAGCGAGCATGTCAGACATGTAAGAAAGCCCGATATAAGAAACGGACTTGACTTTCATTTCTTTAGGCGTTTGACTTGATTGGGGGGTTTCTTTTTGAGTCTCATTTTTTTGAGATTCTTGAGAGACTTCTTTTGGAGAAGTCAAATCGTTTGGTTTAGAGCCGTCATTTTCTAAAGCTTCAACGCTGGTATTGATACATGCGAAAACAAGAGAAGATAGAATAAATTTTTTAATACTGATTTCCTTAATAGATTTTAGTTTGAGTGTTGTTAGTAGCATTATTGTAACTAATCATCCTTAAAAAAACGCTAAAAATTATTAAAATTTCTGTATAAAATTATACAAACTATCCCTTTCTACCGCAACAAAACCAGCGTCCTTGATTTTAAATATCAAATCTTCTTTTTCTAAACCATGCCGGCTCTTCGCGCCTGCCGCGCTTTGAATGCTCTCTATTTCTATCGTGCCGTCTAAATCGTTAGCGCCAAATTCTTGAGCCACTAAAGCTAAATTCAAGCCCAAAGTCGCCCAATAAGCTTTGATGTGGGGGATATTATTTAAAAGAATGCGGGATATGGCGATGGTTTTTAAGACTTCTATCGCGCTAGGGGATTTTTCTACTTTCAAATAATTGTTTTCTTTTTGATACAATAAGGGGATAAAAGCGTTAAAGCCCCCTTCTTTGTTTTCTACTTTATTTTTAGGGCTTTGGATTTTTTTGATTCTTAGCATGTGATCGATGCGATGGATTTTATTTTCAATATGCCCAAAAAGCATGGTAGCGTTACTCATTTTGCCTAATTTGTGCCAATAAGCATGGATTTCTAACCACCGAGAAGATCCCACCTTACCATTACAGATTTTACGCCTGATTTCTTCATCAAAAATCTCCGCTCCCCCACCAGGCATGGAATCCACCCCAGCTTTGAGCATGTCTTCTAGCACGCGCTCAAAAGGTTTGTTGAATTTGACGCTTAAAAAATGCACTTCTGCAGCGGTCATGGCCTTTAAATGCAGGTTGGGCATTTCTTGCTTGATGGTTTCAAACACCTTCAAATACCATTCATAAGAGTAATTAGGGTTATGAGCGCTCACGATATGGACTTCTTTAATCCCCTTGTTGTAGGAGTTTTTAACCTTTTCTAAGATTTCTTCTAAACTCATTTCATAAGGGTTAGGGTTTTTTCTGTGGGCTGAAAAAGCGCAAAATTTACAAGCGTCCGCACAAATATTGCTAGGGTTTAAATGCCTATTGACATTAAAATACACGATTTTTTGGTGCATGTTCTGGCGCATGCGATCCGCTGTTTCCCCTAGCGTGTATAAATCATAATCATAAAGCCTCACTAATTCTTCACTTTCAGTAACTTGATTGTCTAATACTTTTTCTAAAAAGTCCATAATTAAATTGCCCTTTCGTTTTAAAGATAAACATTGTAGCATTTTTAGATTTAAGAATGCTTTTTATACATTATATTAAAAATATCCCCTTTTAACCCCTTAATTGGTGCCAACCCCTTTTTTACCTAATTCTCATTAAAAGGATTTTTATGATAAAATCCAAGCTTTATCAAGCTATTAGCTGGTGTTCTCTCTCATTTTTGTAAGTTTTTAAAAATTTTCATACTCTTGTTTACTTTTTCATTATCATTTATGCTATAATTATGGGACAACTTAAGCCAACACAAAGGAGATACTATGTTATCAAAAGACATCATTAAGTTGCTAAACGAACAAGTGAATAAGGAAATGAACTCTTCCAACTTGTATATGAGCATGAGTTCTTGGTGCTATACCCATAGCTTAGATGGCGCGGGGCTTTTCTTATTTGACCATGCGGCTGAAGAATACGAGCATGCTAAAAAGCTTATCGTCTTCTTGAATGAAAACAATGTGCCTGTGCAATTGACTAGCATCAGCGCGCCTGAACATAAGTTTGAAGGTTTGACTCAAATTTTCCAAAAAGCTTATGAACATGAGCAACACATCAGCGAGTCTATTAATAATATCGTCGATCACGCCATAAAAAGCAAAGATCATGCGACTTTCAATTTCTTGCAATGGTATGTGGCTGAACAGCATGAAGAAGAAGTGCTTTTCAAGGATATTTTGGATAAAATTGAGTTGATTGGTAATGAAAACCATGGCTTGTATTTGGCTGATCAGTATATCAAAGGGATCGCTAAAAGCAGGAAATCTTAATTTTAGGGTCATTGAGTGCAAAAACTAGCCGTTTTTGATTTTGACTCCACGCTAGTCAATGCTGAGACGATTGAGTCTTTAGCGAGGGCGTGGGGGGTTTTTGATGAAGTGAGAGGGATCACTTCACAAGCCATGAATGGCGAGACAGATTTTCATAAAAGTCTTATTTTAAGGGTTTCTAAACTCAAAAACATGCCCTTAAAACTAGCCAAAGAAGTTTGTGAAAGTCTGCCTTTATTTAAAGGAGCGCTTGAGCTTATTAGCACTTTAAAAGAGAAAAATTACAAGGTGGTTTGCTTCAGTGGGGGCTTTGATCTAGCGACGAATTATTATAGGGATTTATTAAATTTAGATGCGGCTTTCAGTAACACGCTGATAGTGGAAAATGGTGCCTTAAACGGCTTGGTTACGGGGCATATGATGTTTTCACACTCTAAAGGCGAAATGCTTCTTTCCTTACAACGCTTGTTGAATATCAGTAAAACGCGCACTTTAGTCGTGGGCGATGGAGCGAATGACTTGAGCATGTTCAAACATGCCCATATTAAAATCGCTTTCAACGCTAAAGAGATTTTAAAACAGCACGCCACGCATTGCATCAATGAGCCTGATTTAGCCCTAATCAAGCCTTTGATTTAAAAAATTTTTTTTGTAAAATACTCCTTTAAAGGATAACCATGTTCCAACCTTTACTAGACGCTTATACAGACAGCACCCATTTAGATGATACAACCCATAAACCCCCATTAAATATAGCCCTAGCCAATTGGTGGCCCTCAAAGAATAGCGAAAAAAAAGGATTCAGAGACTTCATTATTCATGTCATCTTAAAACAACGCTATAAAATCATTCTGCACAGCAACCCTAATGAACCATCAGATCTAGTCTTTGGCAATCTTAATTACGATGATTTGAGAATTAATTACGATGATTTGAGAGTTAATTACGATGATTTGAGAGTTAATTACGATGATTTGAGAAGAGATCATGAACGCCTCTTATCAAAGGCTACCCCTCTTTTGGAGCTATCCCAGAACACCTCTTTTAAAATCTATCGCAAAGCTTATCAAAAGTCTTTACCCTTGTTGCGCACCATAAGGAGATGGGTTAGAAAGTAAGGCGTATTTTAAGATTGGTTAAGAAATTGGAGCGCTATTTTGAAATGCGCTAACGCTTCTTTTTTGAGCGTGGGGTTTTTGAGCATGTCCTCTAAAGCATGGGTGCTTAAAAAATGTTTTGTTTTTAAAGACACGATGTGCCCAAAGGATTCTTCTTTAGAAAGGTTTAAAAGGCGTTTGGGCAAAATCCCGCCAAATACCACAATGACTTTTGAAGCGCTGTTGTCTAATTGCCAAATTAAATGAAATAAGCATGCGTTGATTTCTTCTTCTAAATTAAGGCTGTTAGAGTCGCATTTAAGGAGCGATAAGATACTGCAATCTTTTAAGGGGTAGTTAAAAACTTTTTGGATAATGCTTTGCAACATGGCCGCTCTTAAATTGTTTAAGAAATTCAATTGGCTATCCAGCATGGGGGTTAGCGTAATGAAAGTGAGCTTAGAAGTGGGGTTAAAAAGCCCAATTACCGGTTTTGAATTTTGATGGCGTTTGCACAGATTGCAATTTTCTATGCCCTCATAAACTTGTTTGTTAAGGGGCTTATTTTGGGGCTTATTAAGGTTGGTATTCGTGTAAGTTTCGCCCAAAAGACGCTCCATATAAAGGGAGCGTAAAGTTTGAAGGAGTGGAAGTTGCAAAGCGTTCAGTCTTTATGCTTTTTGAAAGCGTGAGGACTTAGCATGTTTTCTGGCTTAAAAATATCGTCCAGTTGCTCTTTAGTTAAGATTTTCTTTTCTAAAGCAATGTTATAGATGGAGCGATCGCTTTTTAAAGCTTCTTTAGCGATCATAGCGGATTTTTCATAGCCGATATGAGGGTTTAGTGCAGTAACAATGCCAATGCTGTTAAAGACATAATCGTGGCAAATCTTTTCATTAGCCGTGATGCCTTCCACGCATTTAGTCGTTAAAGTTTCAATCGCGCGCCCTAAAATCACAAAGGAATGGAAAAGCTTATAAGCGATAACCGGCTCAAACACATTGAGTTGCAATTGCCCTCCTTCGGCGGCTAACGCCACACTCAAATCATTCCCAATCACCGCAAAGCACACTTGATTGACCACTTCAGGGATCACCGGATTGACTTTACCAGGCATAATAGAGCTACCTGGCTGCATTTTGGGCAAATTGATTTCATTCAGCCCGGCTCTAGGACCTGAGCTGAGCAACCTGAGATCGTTACAAACCTTAGAAAGTTTCACTGCAATACGCTTTAACACCCCACTCACTTGCACATACGCCCCCGTGCTTTGAGTGGCTTCTATCAAGTTATTAGCCATGACAAAGGGGCGACCCGTTACTTCTTGGATTTTCTTTTCAATCAAACCGCGATAATCCGGATGCGAATTGATCCCTGTGCCAATAGCCGTGCCGCCTAAATTAAGCTCTCTTACCCAATTCCTAGCGTCTAAAACCTGCTCAATATCCCTATCAACCATCAAGGCGTAAGTTTCAAACTCTTGACCTAAAGTCATAGGCACAGCGTCTTGAAGTTGGGTGCGCCCCATTTTAATCACATGAGCGAATTCCTTAGCTTTTTGAGCGAAAGCGTCCCTTAAAGCCTTCATGGGAGCGACTAAATTACTCAAGCGCTCATAAATCGCGATTTTTAACGCACTAGGATAGGCGTCATTAGTGGATTGAGAGCGGTTGACATGGTCGTTTGGGTGGCAAAATTGATACTCGCCCTTTTTATGCCCCATGTATTCTAAAGCCAAATTAGCAATCACTTCATTCATGTTCATGTTCGTGCTTGTGCCAGCCCCCCCTTGAATCATATCCACAATGAATTGATCATGGTATTTACCATCAATCAACAAATCGCACGCATGGCAAATCGCAATCTTAAGCTTTTCATCAATCAAGCCTAATTGCGCGTTAGCTAAAGCAGCCGCTTTTTTGACTTGAGCAAAAGATTTAATAAAAACAGGATAACTGCAAAGCTTGTCGTTGGTGATGAAAAAATTTTCACTCGCTCTTAAAGTTTGGATCCCATAATAAACTTCATCGCTAATTTCCATTTGCCCAATGAAATCATGCTCAATACGCATAAAAGCTCCTTATGTAATAATTGAAAAATATTCTAGCTATTGTAACCAAATATTGAGTTATTTTTCTTTTAAGCGCGCAACTTTTGCCCCTAAGGCGTTGATTTTATCCTCTAACCTCTCATAACCTCTATCCAAGTGGTAAATCCTATGCACCCTACTCACGCCCTTAGCCACTAAAGCGGCTAAAATGAGAGCCGAAGAAGCCCTTAAATCGGTCGCCATCACATCGCTTCCGGTAAGCTCTGTGGATCCGCTAATGGTAGCAACATTCGTTTTTAGGCTAATATTAGCCCCCAAGCGTTGCAGTTCGCTTGCATGCATGAAGCGGTTTTCAAAAAGCGTCTCTTCAATCACGCTTGTGCCCAAACACTGCGTGGCTAACGCCATGAATTGCGCTTGCATGTCTGTGGGAAAACCAGGGTATTCTTTCGTGGTGATTTCAAAGGCTTGGCGTTTTTTGGCCGGATAAATTTCTATAGAATTTTCTTGAATGTCTAGCGAAAAACCAATTTCTATGAGCTTGTCGGTGATCGCTTGAATATGGTTAGGGATGATGCGATTGATTTTAAGCTGGCTGTTAGTGATAGCCCCCACGCATAAATAAGTGCCTGCTTCAATCCTGTCTGGTATGATTTGAATGTCTTTTAAATTCAAAGCGTCATTTTCTACCCCCCTAATCTTTAACTCGCTGCTGCCAACACCCTCAATTTCTACCCCTCCACTCTGTAAAAACGCGCACAATTGAGTGATTTCTGGCTCTTTAGCGGCGTTAATGATGTGCGTGATCCCTCTAGCTAAGCTTGCTGCCATGAGGGCATTTTCTGTGCCTGTAACGCTGATTTTATCAAATAAAATATCATTCCCTTTCAAGCCTTTAGGAGCTTTTGCATGGATATAGCCTTGCTCAATTGTGATTTCAGCCCCTAATTGTTGCATCGCTTTTAAGTGCAAATCCACAGGCCTTGCTCCTATAGCGCACCCCCCTGGCAAACTCACTAAGCATTCTTTAAAACGCGCCAATAAAGGGCCTAAAACCAAAATAGAAGCGCGCATTTTACGCACTAAATCGTAAGTGGCTTCGGTGTGGTGCAAGGATTTGGTGCTGATTTGAAGCGTGTTAGGATTAAGCCATTCTAATTCTGTGCCTAAATTTTGCAACAATAATGCCATCGCCTTTATATCCACCACTTGGGGCAAAGATTTGATTTTGATTTCTTGTTGGCTTAAAAGCGTGGCGGCTAAAATGGGGAGCGCGGAGTTTTTCGCCCCAGAAATTTCTACCCCCCCTTTTAAAGGGACTTGTCCTACAATCTCTAAAAAATCCAATTCTATCCTTTTTCTTTTTTATTCTTAAGGGCTAAGCCGGTAGCGTTAGCGATTTTTTGTGCATGACTAGGGTTAGCGCTTTCTAATTCTTGCCCAAAATTAATAGCGTCTTCTAATTCAAAAAATTCTGAAGCGACTAAATTTTGAATCGTTTCTAGCCACAGGGTTTCTTTGTCTTTAGGGCAAATTTTAAAACGCTCATTAAAGCTGTTTTTAAGTTTTTCTAAAGCTGGCGCGCTTTTAAGGTTTTTGATTTGTTCGCTCAAATTTTCTAAAGAGAGGCTTTTATTAGGAAGATTTTGCTTTAAGGGGGGGCGAGAAAGCCTCCAAGCAAGCCCCACCAATAACACAGGTAGCAAGCATACAAAGAGGATCAAATACATGTAAGCATAATAAATCAAATTGCCCATGTTGATAAGATTTACAAGCGTTTTTTATAATAAGCGTTACTCGCTTCAATATAGCCTTCCACGCTCCCGCAATCGTATCGTTTGCCTTTGAATTGGTAAGCGATGATTCGTTTTCTTTTGGCTTGAGTGAGTAAGGCGTCTGTGATTTGGATTTCATTGTTTTTACCCGGTTTCGTCTCGCTTAAAATTTCAAAAATATCCGGGGTTAAAATGTAGCGCCCTATCACGGCTAGATTGCTTGGGGCGTCTTCTTGGCTTGGTTTTTCCACCATGTCTTTAATCTCATACACCCCCTCTTCTAACCATTCGCCCCTAATCACGCCGTATTTTGAAACTTCTTCTAGTGCCACTTCTTCAATGGCTACAATGGAGCATTGGTATTTTTGATACAATAAAATCATTTGCTTTAGCACGCTTGGATAATCATGGCTTATGCATAAGTCATCGGCTAAAATCACCGCAAAAGGCTCATTGCCTATGAGGGCTTCTCCGGTTAAAATCGCATGCCCTAAGCCTTTCATTTGCTTTTGGCGCACATAGGAAAAACAGCATTTTTCTATAATGTTACGAATGCTTTTTAGGGCGTTTTCTTTGTTGGTGCCTTGGATTTGATGCTCTATTTCATAGCTCGTGTCAAAATAATCTTCTAAACTGCGTTTGTTTCTGCCTGTAACAATCGCCATCACTTCACAGCCTGCTTCCATCGCTTCTTCTACAGCGTATTGGATTAAAGGCTTATCCACAATGGGCAACATTTCTTTAGGAATGGTTTTAGTGATCGGCAAAAAGCGCGTGCCATAGCCAGCGGCAGGAAAAAGGCATTTTTTAATCATGGTTTGTCCTTTGAGTTAAGAGTTTGTTCTAAAAACGCATCAATAGGGATGAAATTCCCAAAAATTTCTTGATAAATCAAGTAATTGAGCATGACCCTAAAGCCATACAAACGGGTTTCGCTATAAGGCATAAGCTCCATGCTAAGCCATGGCTCAAAATGATTTTTTTCTTTAAATCGTTTGGAGCTTTCTAGCCACCTCCTTAAAAACCCAGGTCCAGCGTTATAAGCGTAGGCGACAAAAAGGGGGTGGTTGAATTCTTTTTTCAAATGGTTCAAGTAATAATTACCAAATTTGAGAGCGATATTGGGGTTAAACATGTCGTTTAAATCAACATTATCCATGCCAAGGCTTTTAGCGAAAGGTCCTACATTAAAGGGCATGATTTGCATAAGCCCTAGAGCGAACGAGCGAGAGATTAAAGCCGGGAGCAAGAAACTTTCTTGCCTAGCGATCGCATACGCCATAGCCTTTTCATCCACGCTTTGCCATTCAATAATGCCTTCATAAGGGGATAAATAATAATAAATCTTGTCTTTATTGCGTTGACTTAAAAGATAGGTCAATTCAGGGGCGCTTTTTTCATAATACAAGCTTTTTAGCATCGCATTAAACGCACCCTCATCTTTCAAACTCAAGGTTTTTTCCTTAAAAATTTGCCACGAAAAAGGGTCATAAGTGTTAAAAGGAGGGTCTTCTTGGCTTAAATTTTGAATGTGAGAAATGATGCGATAACTGGGCGTGGTTTGGAGCTTGCGGCTCGCATAAAGACTATAGAGGTTTAAGGCAGGGCTTTGTGAAAGGTGCTCCAAAACTTTTTTCTTTTTAGAGACTAAATACTGCCAAAAAATCGCTCTGTCTTTTGAAAAATCATCGTCTTTAACAACCGCTTCTGAGCGTTCAAAATACTTGAGCGCTTTAGAGGGTTTTTTGCGCAAGATTTCATTAATCCCTAGGATAAAAAAGGTTTGCGCGTTGCTATAGGTAGCGTTACTTTTAGTGAGAGCGTCTTTAAAATGATCCAATTTAGGATCTAAAATAACCTGATAGATCAAGCGGTTAAACGCCGGGTAATCTTCATCTAAAAGGCGGTTTAACTCTTTAATCGGGATATGCTTTTCAAAAATTTGGAGCTTTTTTTCATAACTCAAATGATTGAAAAGCGCGCTAAACACTTGTGCGTTAGCCTTAAATAAAGAAGCACTCACATTCTTACTTTGCAAAATTTCTAATTCTTCATAAAGAATAGGGTAAGCCTCTTTGATTTTAATTTGTAAGGGCTTAAGGGTTTGAAGGGGGATTTTATCAAAATCTCTGATTTTTGATTTTAAAGCGATAGCGATACAGCTTGCTTGGAAAGTGTCTGCCTCTTCTAGCATGCTTTCTAAAGCTATTTGCTTGCAATGAATATCTTCAGGCAATTTAACATCAGGGCTTTTTTCTGAATCGTCTGAGCCTTTTTCTTGCATGGCCTTTTGCAGGGCGCTGTTTTTATTTTGAGTCAATTCATAGGCTTTTTTAGCGTTTTCTAAACTGGTTTTTTTATCGCTAATATAACGCCATAAATAATAATCCCTAACGATCCCGGCGGGCTTTTTTTCTAAATCTTTTAAATTGAACTCGGCTTGAGAAAAACCAACGCCAAGCATGCCGATAAAAAATAAAATAAAAAAACGCATGGTTTTCTTTAAAGACTTTTGGCGAGCGCAAAAAGCCATTGGATGAGGGTTAAATCTAAAAATTTCAAAACAATGACCACCACTAAAGGAGCGAAATCCAACCCATTAAACACAAGCTTGAATCTGGAGCGTAAAAAATAAAACACCGGCTCACACAAGCGAGCGAGGATTTGCATGATGGGGTTATTGGGGTTAGGCTGCACAAAGCTAATAAGCGAATAAATGATCACTACCCATATATAGATCGTAATGAGCGAGCTTAAAATCACCGCTACCGCATTAATAAGGGTAGAAAAAATCATGCTTTAAGCCTTAAAACTTCTTGATGATGGCTTTGGATATAGGGGAAAATCAAAGGCAATTCAACGCCATGCGAGTTCCCGGTTAAAAGGATGCGCAAAGGTTTGAAAAAATCCTTACCCTTAAGCTGGCTCAATCGCATGGCTTCCTTTTTAAAACTTTCAAAA
This region of Helicobacter pylori genomic DNA includes:
- the serB gene encoding phosphoserine phosphatase SerB, with the translated sequence MQKLAVFDFDSTLVNAETIESLARAWGVFDEVRGITSQAMNGETDFHKSLILRVSKLKNMPLKLAKEVCESLPLFKGALELISTLKEKNYKVVCFSGGFDLATNYYRDLLNLDAAFSNTLIVENGALNGLVTGHMMFSHSKGEMLLSLQRLLNISKTRTLVVGDGANDLSMFKHAHIKIAFNAKEILKQHATHCINEPDLALIKPLI
- the mqnE gene encoding aminofutalosine synthase MqnE codes for the protein MDFLEKVLDNQVTESEELVRLYDYDLYTLGETADRMRQNMHQKIVYFNVNRHLNPSNICADACKFCAFSAHRKNPNPYEMSLEEILEKVKNSYNKGIKEVHIVSAHNPNYSYEWYLKVFETIKQEMPNLHLKAMTAAEVHFLSVKFNKPFERVLEDMLKAGVDSMPGGGAEIFDEEIRRKICNGKVGSSRWLEIHAYWHKLGKMSNATMLFGHIENKIHRIDHMLRIKKIQSPKNKVENKEGGFNAFIPLLYQKENNYLKVEKSPSAIEVLKTIAISRILLNNIPHIKAYWATLGLNLALVAQEFGANDLDGTIEIESIQSAAGAKSRHGLEKEDLIFKIKDAGFVAVERDSLYNFIQKF
- the bamA gene encoding outer membrane protein assembly factor BamA — encoded protein: MLLTTLKLKSIKEISIKKFILSSLVFACINTSVEALENDGSKPNDLTSPKEVSQESQKNETQKETPQSSQTPKEMKVKSVSYIGLSYMSDMLANEIVKIRVGDIVDSKKIDTAVLALFNQGYFKDVYATFEGGILEFHFDEKARIAGVEIKGYGTEKEKDGLKSQMGIKKGDTFDEQKLEHAKTALKTALEGQGYYGSVVEVRTEKVSEGALLIVFDVNRGDSIYIKQSIYEGSAKLKRRMIESLSANKQRDFMGWMWGLNDGKLRLDQLEYDSLRIQDVYMRRGYLDAHISSPFLKTDFSTHDAKLHYKVKEGIQYKISDILIEIDNPVVPLKTLEKALKVKRKDVFNIEHLRADAQILKTEIADKGYAFAVVKPDLDKDEKNGLVKVIYRIEVGDMVYINDVIISGNQRTSDRIIRRELLLGPKDKYNLTKLRNSENSLRRLGFFSKVKIEEKRVNSSLMDLLVSVEEGRTGQLQFGLGYGSYGGLMLNGSVSERNLFGTGQSMSLYANIATGGGRSYPGMPKGAGRMFAGNLSLTNPRIFDSWYSSTINLYADYRISYQYIQQGGGFGVNVGRMLGNRTHVSLGYNLNVTKLLGFSSPLYNRYYSSINEVVSPRQCSTPASVIINRLSGGRTPLQPESCSSPGAITTSPEIKGIWDRDYHTPITSSFTLDVSYDNTDDYYFPRNGVIFSSYATMSGLPSSGTLNSWNGLGGNVRNTKVYGKFAAYHHLQKYLLIDLIARFKTQGGYIFRYNTDDYLPLNSTFYMGGVTTVRGFRNGSITPKDEFGLWLGGDGIFTASTELSYGVLKAAKMRLAWFFDFGFLTFKTPTRGSFFYNAPTTTANFKDYGVIGAGFERATWRASTGLQIEWISPMGPLVLIFPIAFFNQWGDGNGKKCKGLCFNPNMDDYTQHFEFSMGTRF
- a CDS encoding ferritin, with amino-acid sequence MLSKDIIKLLNEQVNKEMNSSNLYMSMSSWCYTHSLDGAGLFLFDHAAEEYEHAKKLIVFLNENNVPVQLTSISAPEHKFEGLTQIFQKAYEHEQHISESINNIVDHAIKSKDHATFNFLQWYVAEQHEEEVLFKDILDKIELIGNENHGLYLADQYIKGIAKSRKS
- a CDS encoding dehypoxanthine futalosine cyclase, with translation MRINREEILDLMKNAPLKELGQRALEIKQRLHPENLTTFIVDRNINYTNICFVDCKFCAFKRTLKEKDAYVLSYEEIDQKIEELLAIGGTQILFQGGVHPQLKIDYYENLISHIAQKFPTITIHGFSAVEIDYISKISKLSLKEVLERLKNAGLSSIPGAGAEILSDRVRDVIAPKKLSSDRWIEVHRTAHLCAIKSTATMMFGSVDNEEDVVEHLQRVRDLQDETGGFRAFILWSFQPDNTPLKEEIPSIKKASSNRYLRYLACSRIFLDNIQNIQSSWVTQGSMIGQLALLFGANDLGSVMMEENVVKAAGTSFCMNEAEMIELIEDIGSVAAKRNTAYEILKRYPAKAKV